One window of Oncorhynchus masou masou isolate Uvic2021 chromosome 28, UVic_Omas_1.1, whole genome shotgun sequence genomic DNA carries:
- the LOC135518582 gene encoding ATP synthase F(0) complex subunit C3, mitochondrial-like has protein sequence MYACAKFITTHALVRSGSTALYRPLSASVLSQPDVRTGEVSVYFTALVPQSTFFQVALRGFQTSAVSRDIDTAAKSIGARAATVGVAGSGAGIGTVFGSLIIGYARNPSLKQQLFS, from the exons ATGTACGCCTGTGCGAAGTTCATCACTACTCATGCACTG GTCCGTTCTGGATCCACTGCCTTATACAGACCCCTCTCTGCGTCTGTGCTTTCCCAACCGGATGTCAGAACAGGAGAGGTGAGTGTCTACTT TACTGCCCTTGTGCCACAGAGCACCTTTTTCCAGGTAGCACTGAGGGGTTTCCAGACTAGCGCCGTGAGCAGAGACATTGACACAGCAGCCAAGTCCATTGGTGCGAGAGCTGCCACAGTTGGAGTGGCCGGTTCTGGTGCTGGAATCGGGACTGTGTTCGGCAGCCTTATCATCGGATATGCAAG GAACCCCTCCCTAAAACAGCAGCTTTTCTCTTAA